Below is a genomic region from Argiope bruennichi chromosome 3, qqArgBrue1.1, whole genome shotgun sequence.
CCTAAAATAGAAACCaatatcttgaaaagaaaaactgtcAGCTTTCACAGTGAACTATccgtcaaaattcaaaaaatactgcAATATAATTATAACTGTGAACTCTATTACATCGCTATCATATATGGAGCAAAAAAAGATGCTAATGGAAAGCcagtatataaatgaaaatataatatctataaggtatatcaataaatatgattttttatagaTTACAGTAATATGAActgtttatgttaaaattattgtttctttaaaatttaaatattttaagctatgtGCTTTTTTTAATGCTATCTTATACTTTCTACCCTACATGACCTTATCATCTAGGCAAGTTGAACATGACAGTTATGGAatctatttcttatattttaaaaacaagtattaataataaagtctACTGCTTTTCATGAAAACCtgttatattcattttcataaatgatACAGCTGTTCAAGATGTGTAACTTTCtcatatctttcatatttttagaaatcaaatattatatcaatcatgtaacaaatattctttttaaggaaactgtatttttattttattaattcattaacaatatttttataacaattactgAAAAATCATGATAGCATTCTGACAAAAGTATTCTATAAGAAGTGATATTATAAATATGTCTACAGTAAAACTGTCTTTcctattttgtgaataaaattcacTAAGTAATAAAAtccaataacaaaataaaaaattaaatcatctgGAGAAGGGTAAGGGAGGGTTGCATGTGTGAAtatattttgcatgtttattGATGAACATATATTATTTCAAGGATCTCACACTAAAACTATTACTGTCAAACAGAAGAAAGGaaatagaaaattacaaagactaatattaaaatttaaataatatttctataataacagCATGATGaacttaatatttcctttttgaaacatgtaagtaatttaaatatctcAAGGCATCTTTAGAGGGACAAAATTCATCTGGGATTTTTTTTGGAAGAATATGCATAGTACTAAATAAATAGAtacttatttttaacatattatagtACATTGTAAAACAGGCATGTAAAATGCAAACACAGGGCAAATCAAGGtcaaactttatattaaattgaaaaaaaaattacatgaatatggatgtttattttaatgactgtttatctttttaaatttttattttaaaatcagtacaaagaaaaaaagttgtttatcctaacatttcaactttttttttacaaccgTCTACACCAGAATACTagacatttttaagtttttgtaaatgtataaaacatcaaacaataaatacttttaatcatgaaaataattacaaatgcataaattccttattaattttaagataagaaatcaatttaatttgtGCTCTTTTGATACCGTGCAGTTTTTACTCGGATTTGATAATGATTTTCATatcaattattacaaaaaaattattacaggtaaagtttttaaaattcacgtTTAAGACTTAAAATTGGCTTTCATAGAGTCCAACAGCAAAAGATTTTCATGTTGGTCCCCATTTGATTTAATTGATCACGATTATGATTTaggttatataaatatatatattatttttagttcttaaacttcgatttcatttttcaatctccataataaagacaaaaacagaaacgatattaaatgcattagtattttcatactttttattctCTAAAAAACAATTACCGCCGGTACAATAGAAAATAGactaattacttatttttgaaaggataaaaatgaaTGTACAAAACACCATGTTAATAAATAGGGATAAATTTATCCGCTTCATTACATAAGCATGGCAGAAACTTTCTAAAcgattgcatcattttaaaacaaatatttttaaaaatatcaaacaaaatggTACAAACAATTGATGTCAAATCTTACCAGGCATCACGAACTTTTCTAGTTTCTGGGCAGGCACAACAAGGTTTCAATTTTTTGGGTTCTTCACTTTCTTTTTGCATCCTTCTCTCACGCTCGTTCTCCATAACAGAGTAGAgtattaaattatcttgaaaaaacatatcacataaataaaattggGACGTTAGGTGTCGCAAGATGCAACAAAAAGGACTGCCTTATTCTGTCTGTTTCAATGCGCGTAAGCGGCGCGAAATGCAAGTGATGAGTAATATTCGAATTCTACTGAATCGTTTGTTTgattttgtttgaatgagggggatttagggatttttagctacaaaggctgtcatcccagtaCTGAATCGTTCACCATGTTCATCGGTTCTAGACAACAGAGAACTATAGCACTCCAATGATAGCGTTCTACTGAGATCGAAtggacaaattaaaaattcttgtaaGGAAATTTGCTGGCTCTATTccaaaagaaaataagtaaataattgaaaataactatGCAGGTACATGCTTGTTCTTTAACTGTATCATGAGATATTTATTGGAtgggagttttaaaaaataaacatataaccaAATTTTTACATTGACATTTGTTTTctgataatttctttatttcactttaagaataggctttcagaaatataatttttgtttgcttttgcataaaattttaacattttattagaattggGATCTAAGTCACTAGTAtatgtattgatttatttatttggcatgcAGCCTGCTTCTTTAGACTAGCGGCAACAAATGTAAGCTTTCGCAACATGAAATGCAAATATGTTCATCAATGTTTTGTTTTATCTATATCCATCTCTATTTGTATATCAAAACAACCCTTTAAAGTGACGTGTGTTTGTATGTTTGTCAAAAGTGGAATCGCGAGcgtattaaagaatttataactttTGGATATTATAATATCTAAAAGATAAAAGGTTCCCCAGAATTTTAAGAACTTTGTAAAGTAATGCTTAGGACGTTTCAAtccatttaaagtttaaatgacGTTAACTAACTCGGATGTTTTAATTGGTATTACTTTGCTTGCATGTGTACCAATACAACTATTTATAGTTCAAAATTGGGGTAGTTCAGAATCCGCCCGATCATATGCTTTAAACAAGTtagttc
It encodes:
- the LOC129963289 gene encoding cytochrome c oxidase copper chaperone-like, whose amino-acid sequence is MFFQDNLILYSVMENERERRMQKESEEPKKLKPCCACPETRKVRDACIAEKGVEACSIEVEAHKECMKKMGFNV